A single window of Coffea eugenioides isolate CCC68of chromosome 7, Ceug_1.0, whole genome shotgun sequence DNA harbors:
- the LOC113777569 gene encoding uncharacterized protein LOC113777569, protein MEKRLRSSLKTSAEEFLSTAKKLGFAKSTKSTLKSLIYTLTPPSDLVSSLPPSLHRSISQSINKFKSFSSSSPQTSPQTPPTKRVRRSSRHLKSDDASHTTENEKKRQKESVVENLEIYTYIAFLCVTHPKGSFSAADLLPGVSELHDNLVIFESDSTLLSEIANLCEEWWKRNLPGKEALISQSLPFLLSRSLTLKKKVDVHRVYSLREAFILFDFEDEESIEDLKNLLMRCVISPLYFKTEEGRKFIAFIFGLGGQLVTEALAMIKSQIPFGRKSMLEAYGEIVFRAWKSVEGESKDEIENDFLQGLIESAIHASSPAFAASIRTVLGAFIIQRTTHGVEKLLFRLAEPVIFRSLQVANSNVRHNALHLLLDLFPLEDPDATKEVEDTLLDKQFFLVNKLLTDECPDVRVVAVEGGCRILNLFWEVIPTPSITKILTKIFDDLTHDNCTEVRFSTVDGIMYLLGNPHSHEVLKVLLPRMGHLILDHALSVRVAIMDLLLLVRDMRNFQFHKVVQLELLLSSLANDHPLVAQKITKLLIPSYFPSQVTQEEACNRFIALIRRCPVAGARFCEFCVSEGASLQSLKELFGVLIRLTLSSDRLDAQHMDGLLTAASHLCDNLVNDPSTKAAMKEEVNGEKLKRIFAAAPTTHAKSCVCNIVTAISPDAVDGLFKDCLGLIMNCSAICSDMDRQVELRSAHKMVLSCDWFDLMFDAMTKHLQKTAHDCHVGFGIEQTKFIDASAKRRKTKSTSRASSKLGDDEKKRSSKFVKSRFYEDYAIATGIAWQIKELLLSENMRTAILTSRNLEAAFDALKVISEVSILQCLQCDTMSASPVLAYATLTLHMSLQHVSTIGNTHSSFREGECLDSSDSPLESISRNTVLDSTFNHLFNCTYKVVMEDGCVKYTDLQTDMPRPTHDGSSFIKPKRISNMLKVLTAVLKLIVDAISIEIADDNEELCMKFAMTCIKFMMFNLKKYSNTQLQFTEEGLRETFVCLRSSFSYVAKFLSLLLKNSSKASLLLPAPCNLANELFNLFASVEECLGYGYAARLITAVKPWVPDLILALGSIHLLKQTSGGTASDCDAYIFSLWTTTLAKIEFYELQGVASDEEAVRGSKSERFSALRKLLGIMVQLLRTNPDVLDAVGVIFLNGLLLGLDRKEFDHVLGILHFVCMKLVRHHEEWGGLKLMLASVQSIYPRIEVEAQELRDNADGRQLLKNARALLEPVWLHYLSGEHRNQMGED, encoded by the exons ATGGAGAAGAGGCTTCGCTCGTCGCTGAAGACCTCAGCAGAAGAATTCCTCTCAACAGCTAAAAAGCTAGGGTTTGCAAAATCTACAAAATCCACTCTCAAATCCTTAATTTACACCCTTACTCCTCCTTCTGACCTCGTTTCTTCCCTCCCGCCCTCTCTCCACCGCTCAATTTCCCAATCAATTAACAAATTTAAATCGTTTTCCAGTTCAAGCCCCCAAACTTCCCCTCAGACTCCACCTACTAAGCGCGTCCGCCGTTCCTCCCGCCACCTGAAAAGCGATGATGCTTCTCACACCACcgaaaacgaaaagaaaaggCAGAAGGAATCCGTCGTCGAAAATCTCGAGATTTACACGTATATTGCGTTCCTCTGCGTCACACATCCGAAAGGTTCATTTTCGGCTGCTGATTTACTCCCTGGAGTTAGCGAGTTGCACGATAATTTAGTTATATTCGAGTCGGATTCGACGTTGCTGTCGGAGATTGCTAATTTGTGTGAGGAGTGGTGGAAGAGGAATTTGCCTGGAAAAGAAGCCCTAATTTCGCAGTCATTGCCTTTTCTGCTATCGAGGtcattgactttaaagaagaaAGTGGACGTTCACAGGGTTTACAGTCTTCGAGAGGcgtttattttgtttgattttgaagATGAGGAAAGTATCGAGGACTTGAAGAATTTGTTAATGCGTTGCGTGATATCCCCCTTGTATTTTAAGACAGAGGAAGGAAGGAAGTTTATCGCATTTATATTTGGGCTGGGTGGGCAGCTAGTGACGGAGGCCTTGGCGATGATTAAGTCGCAGATCCCATTTGGAAGGAAATCCATGTTGGAAGCTTATGGGGAGATTGTTTTTCGGGCTTGGAAGTCCGTGGAAGGAGAGTCGAAGGACGAAATCGAGAACGACTTTTTGCAGGGGTTGATCGAGAGCGCTATACATGCTAGCTCCCCCGCATTTGCTGCTTCTATCAGGACGGTTTTGGGGGCGTTTATCATCCAAAGAACAACACATGGGGTTGAGAAACTGCTCTTTAGGCTTGCCGAGCCTGTGATCTTTCGTTCTCTTCAG GTAGCGAACTCCAATGTTCGTCACAATGCACTTCATTTACTTCTAGACCTATTCCCCCTTGAAGATCCTGATGCGACAAAGGAGGTTGAAGATACGCTGCTTGATAAACAGTTCTTTTTGGTGAATAAATTACTTACGGATGAATGTCCAGATGTGAGAGTTGTGGCTGTGGAGGGTGGTTGTCGCATACTTAACTTGTTTTGGGAAGTTATTCCTACACCATCCATCACAAAGATACTTACcaaaatttttgatgatttgacACATGACAATTGTACTGAGGTTAGGTTTTCCACGGTTGATGGAATCATGTACCTTCTTGGAAATCCTCATTCCCATGAAGTCCTTAAAGTACTTTTACCTAGAATGGGGCATTTGATTCTGGATCATGCACTTTCAGTGCGCGTTGCTATCATGGATCTGCTTCTTCTTGTAAGGGATATGCGGAACTTTCAGTTTCATAAG GTGGTGCAGTTAGAACTACTGTTGTCTTCACTTGCAAATGATCACCCTCTTGTTGCTCAGAAAATCACAAAACTTCTTATACCATCATATTTTCCCTCTCAAGTAACCCAGGAAGAAGCATGTAATCGCTTTATTGCACTCATAAGAAGGTGCCCTGTTGCTGGAGCAAGATTTTGTGAGTTTTGTGTATCAGAGGGAGCATCATTGCAGTCCCTCAAGGAGCTTTTTGGTGTTCTCATCCGTTTAACTCTGTCATCTGATCGGCTTGATGCACAACATATGGATGGTTTACTGACTGCTGCTTCCCACCTTTGTGACAATTTAGTAAATGATCCATCTACCAAGGCTGCAATGAAGGAGGAAGTGAATGGTGAAAAGCTGAAGCGAATTTTTGCTGCTGCGCCTACTACTCATGCCAAATCTTGTGTTTGCAACATTGTTACAGCCATTTCTCCTGATGCCGTGGATGGCcttttcaaagattgcttgGGACTGATTATGAATTGCAGTGCTATATGCAGTGATATGGACAGGCAAGTTGAACTTAGGTCTGCTCATAAGATGGTCTTGTCTTGTGATTGGTTTGATCTGATGTTTGATGCCATGACAAAACATTTGCAAAAAACTGCACATGACTGCCATGTCGGATTTGGAATAGAACAAACAAAATTTATTGATGCCTCTGCTAAAAGGAGGAAAACTAAATCTACCTCGAGAGCCTCATCAAAGTTGGGAGATGACGAGAAGAAAAGATCATCCAAGTTTGTCAAAAGTAGATTTTATGAGGATTATGCTATTGCTACAGGAATAGCCTGGCAAATAAAGGAACTACTTTTATCTGAAAATATGCGGACTGCAATATTAACTTCTAGGAATTTGGAAGCTGCTTTTGATGCTTTGAAGGTGATATCTGAGGTTAGCATCTTGCAATGCTTACAGTGCGATACTATGAGTGCTTCTCCAGTATTGGCATATGCAACTCTCACCCTACATATGTCTCTGCAACATGTTAGCACAATTGGAAATACACATTCTAGCTTCAGGGAAGGAGAATGTTTAGACTCTTCAGATTCACCTCTTGAG TCCATTTCGAGGAATACTGTTTTGGACTCAACGTTcaatcatttatttaattgtacATATAAGGTAGTCATGGAAGATGGATGTGTGAAGTACACAGATTTGCAAACTGATATGCCTAGACCAACTCATGATG GATCCAGCTTCATTAAACCAAAAAGGATATCAAATATGTTGAAGGTGCTAACTGCAGTACTCAAGCTCATTGTTGATGCAATTTCCATTGAAATTGCTGATGATAATGAAGAATTATGTATGAAGTTTGCAATGACATGCATAAAGTTCATGATgtttaatttgaaaaagtatTCCAACACTCAGCTGCAGTTCACAGAAGAAGGCTTGAGAGAAACATTTGTTTGTTTGAGGAGTTCGTTCAGTTATGTTGCCAAGTTTCTCAGCTTATTGCTAAAAAATTCGTCCAAAGCTTCCCTTCTTTTACCAGCACCATGCAACCTGGCGAATGAGTTGTTTAACCTTTTTGCTTCAGTTGAAGAATGCTTAGGCTATGGATATGCAGCTCGGCTTATTACAGCAGTGAAGCCATGGGTGCCCGACTTAATTTTAGCACTAGGATCAATCCACCTGCTGAAACAGACTTCGGGAGGGACCGCATCTGACTGTGATGCATATATTTTTTCCTTATGGACAACCACTCTAGCAAAGATCGAGTTCTATGAACTTCAAGGCGTTGCCTCAGATGAGGAGGCAGTTCGCGGATCTAAATCTGAGCGGTTTTCTGCATTGAGGAAACTTCTGGGAATAATGGTTCAACTGTTAAGAACAAACCCTGATGTACTAGATGCTGTGGGAGTGATTTTCTTGAATGGTTTACTTCTTGGGCTAGATAGAAAGGAATTTGATCATGTACTGGGCATCCTGCATTTCGTCTGCATGAAGTTAGTCAGGCATCACGAGGAATGGGGGGGACTGAAGCTAATGTTGGCCTCTGTCCAAAGCATATATCCTCGAATCGAGGTGGAAGCACAGGAGTTAAGAGACAATGCGGATGGAAGGCAGCTGCTGAAGAACGCCAGAGCATTGCTCGAACCTGTTTGGCTGCATTATTTATCTGGTGAGCACAGGAATCAAATGGGAGAGGACTGA
- the LOC113777901 gene encoding cyclin-D5-1-like: METSQTTSSIPSLLCEEDESCFTLNNESDETLCQCCIFEYDDEYIEMLIHKESDLQSNTNKSLCNSSIDETDEQSWLKRARLDAVQWILDTRALFGLHFQTVYLSLTYFDGFFSKRSVEDGKLWAIRLLSIACLSLAAKMEEYKAPALSDYHIDECNFEGRLIQKMELLVLDALEWKMNVLTPFLYFRYFIAKFYGESRPKGLMSRAIELTLAMLKDISLVKYPPSMIAAVAVLAACDSQLTMKMLEFKLSIISSWGSSHKDNVLLCYNLMREIQKAKSNTPNLQSPLSLSLKQSSSRDCRESCCIIGTKRRLAYPDSDQHQPSQRTHRSP, from the exons ATGGAAACTTCTCAGACTACATCGTCTATCCCTAGCCTTTTGTGCGAAGAAGATGAATCTTGCTTCACTCTGAACAACGAAAGTGATGAAACCTTGTGCCAATGTTGTATTTTTGAGTACGATGATGAGTACATTGAAATGCTGATTCACAAGGAATCTGATTTACAGTCAAATACCAATAAATCTCTTTGCAATAGTTCAATCGACGAGACTGACGAACAGAGTTGGTTGAAACGTGCCCGCTTAGATGCTGTCCAATGGATTCTTGAT ACCAGAGCTTTATTTGGACTTCACTTCCAGACGGTCTATCTGTCACTGACATACTTCGACGGGTTCTTTTCTAAGCGATCCGTTGAG GATGGGAAATTATGGGCTATTCGGTTGTTGTCCATTGCATGTTTATCTTTGGCTGCGAAGATGGAGGAGTATAAAGCGCCGGCATTATCTGACTATCACATAGATGAATGTAATTTTGAAGGCCGCCTGATTCAGAAAATGGAACTGTTGGTTTTGGATGCTTTGGAGTGGAAAATGAATGTACTCACCCCTTTCCTTTATTTTCGATACTTCATAGCCAAGTTTTATGGTGAGTCAAGACCGAAAGGACTAATGTCAAGAGCCATCGAACTCACATTGGCTATGCTAAAAG ATATTAGTTTAGTAAAATATCCACCGTCCATGATTGCTGCTGTGGCTGTTTTAGCAGCCTGCGATTCTCAGTTGACAATGAAGATGTTGGAGTTCAAGCTGAGCATAATCTCATCATGGGGTTCTTCACATAAA GACAATGTGCTCTTATGCTACAATCTAATGCGGGAAATTCAGAAGGCTAAGTCCAACACCCCAAATCTGCAGAGTCCCCTGAGTTTGTCGTTAAAGCAATCAAGCTCACGTGATTGTCGAGAAAGTTGTTGCATAATTGGCACCAAAAGGAGGCTTGCATACCCCGACAGTGATCAACATCAACCTTCGCAGAGGACTCATCGATCTCCATAG
- the LOC113778034 gene encoding BTB/POZ and TAZ domain-containing protein 4, translating into MESSLTSEQTAPVPLPLPPPLPYPAITSLHQKRLSPRASQNWGSCRASTAGNPALDRLFDGGYRADVLIHTDHGGVIYAHASFLGVASPVLKMILKQTKGQNRGRHRSVSIRGVPPEAVRVFIRFIYSSCYEEDKLQEHALHLLALSHAYAVPQLKQLCEWWLERRLLTTENVIDIFQLAMLCDAPRLSLICHRFILENFKPVSVTEGWKVMKESHPVLEREILESIIDEAAKQDYRVKKINERKIYEQLYEAMEAVVHIFRDGCRTIGPLDKIVLKDQSPCPYAACKGLELLVRHFAGCKRRVPGGCIHCKRLWKILELHSRICANPNICRVPLCRNFKHKRRRENKKDELKWRILVRKIVRSKSISGAPFFSLESS; encoded by the exons ATGGAATCTTCCTTGACTTCTGAACAAACAGCACCAGTCCCACTCCCACTCCCACCTCCATTGCCCTATCCTGCAATAACCAGCCTCCATCAGAAAAGACTGAGCCCGAGGGCATCGCAGAATTGGGGAAGTTGCCGTGCTTCTACGGCTGGAAATCCAGCACTGGACCGGCTATTTGATGGAGGTTATCGAGCTGATGTTTTAATTCACACGGATCATGGCGGCGTCATCTATGCACACGCAAGTTTTCTC GGTGTAGCCTCTCCTGTTCTCAAGATGATCTTGAAACAAACAAAAGGCCAAAATCGTGGTCGTCATCGGTCAGTCTCAATACGGGGAGTTCCACCTGAAGCTGTCCGAGTTTTTATCCGATTCATATACTCTTCCTG CTACGAAGAAGACAAACTCCAGGAACATGCTCTGCATCTCTTGGCTTTGTCACATGCCTATGCGGTTCCCCAGCTAAAGCAGTTGTGTGAGTGGTGGCTAGAACGCAGATTGCTGACAACAGAAAATGTAATTGATATCTTTCAGCTTGCAATGCTGTGTGATGCGCCTCGCCTTAGCCTCATTTGTCACCGTTTCATCCTCGAAAATTTCAAGCCCGTTTCTGTTACTGAGGGATGGAAGGTAATGAAGGAAAGTCACCCGGTACTTGAAAGGGAGATTCTTGAATCCATTATCGATGAAGCTGCC AAGCAAGATTACAGGGTTAAGAAGATCAATGAGAGGAAAATTTATGAACAACTATACGAGGCAATGGAGGCTGTTGTTCATATATTCAGAGATGGATGCCGTACCATTGGTCCACTTGATAAGATTGTGCTGAAAGATCAATCACCTTGTCCGTATGCCGCTTGTAAGGGGCTTGAACTGCTGGTTCGCCATTTCGCTGGATGTAAGAGAAGAGTTCCTGGTGGCTGCATTCACTGCAAGAGGCTGTGGAAAATCTTGGAATTGCATTCTCGAATTTGTGCTAATCCAAACATCTGTAGAGTTCCTTTGTGCAG GAATTTCAAGCACAAGAGAAGGAGAGAGAACAAGAAGGACGAGCTTAAGTGGAGGATATTGGTCAGAAAGATAGTGAGATCCAAGAGCATTTCGGGAGCTCCATTCTTCTCTCTGGAATCATCATGA